One segment of Streptomyces roseifaciens DNA contains the following:
- a CDS encoding LCP family protein, producing MTAPAPSPPSRRARHGAPRRPRWGLRLAMCAAVAVLAAGGIGHAVVTDIDSRIGRVDPFRGLSNRPPVAVSKGMNILLVGTDARDRIDPDERRRYHLGGTACHCTDTVMLLHLSAARDRVSVVSLPRDTYAEIPAHVDEAGRPRPAHAQKLNAAYAEGGPGLTVRTVELLTGVHVDHYLEVDFTSFMRTVDVVGGVQVCSARPLRDPYSGLDLPPGTSTLNGGQALQYVRSRHLDGASDLGRMQRQQRFLASLLHTATDGGALLNPVKFQQVAATLLGSVRADRGFDGETLIGLGRAMKNLSPASAEFASVPVGSADYPVPRVGSTVKWDDEAAARLFEALREDRPLTARTHRQAHDAKPPVPRPAPSPAEAAPGQVRVQVYNGSGRRGLARETDRALRAGGFATTGLPADAPGTPVRRTVIQYDPRWDHAVRTLASALPDAELRPVPGQGPLMKVTVGTDFRAVTPVKPVKPQAPQAPRPGAGPGRGGQPAVSGDQVLCPEKSLV from the coding sequence ATGACCGCACCGGCCCCCAGCCCCCCATCGCGCCGGGCCCGCCACGGCGCGCCCCGCCGGCCGCGCTGGGGTCTGCGCCTCGCCATGTGCGCCGCCGTGGCCGTGCTGGCCGCGGGCGGCATCGGGCACGCGGTGGTCACCGACATCGACAGCCGGATCGGCCGGGTGGACCCCTTCCGCGGCCTGTCGAACCGGCCGCCCGTCGCCGTCAGCAAGGGCATGAACATCCTGCTGGTGGGCACCGACGCCCGCGACCGGATCGACCCCGACGAGCGGCGCCGCTACCACCTGGGCGGCACGGCCTGCCACTGCACGGACACGGTGATGCTGCTGCACCTGTCCGCGGCCCGGGACCGCGTCTCCGTCGTCAGCCTGCCCCGCGACACCTACGCCGAGATCCCCGCGCACGTCGACGAGGCGGGCCGTCCGCGCCCCGCCCACGCGCAGAAGCTGAACGCCGCCTACGCCGAGGGCGGGCCCGGGCTCACCGTGCGGACCGTGGAGCTGCTCACCGGGGTCCACGTCGATCACTACCTGGAGGTCGACTTCACCAGCTTCATGCGCACCGTGGACGTGGTGGGCGGGGTGCAGGTGTGCTCGGCCCGGCCGCTGCGGGACCCGTACAGCGGGCTCGACCTGCCGCCGGGCACGAGCACCCTCAACGGCGGGCAGGCCCTGCAGTACGTGCGCTCACGGCACCTCGACGGGGCCTCCGACCTGGGCCGGATGCAGCGGCAGCAGCGCTTCCTGGCCTCGCTGCTGCACACGGCGACGGACGGCGGGGCACTCCTGAACCCGGTGAAGTTCCAGCAGGTCGCCGCGACGCTGCTGGGGTCGGTGCGCGCGGACCGGGGCTTCGACGGCGAGACGCTCATCGGGCTCGGCCGGGCGATGAAGAACCTCTCGCCCGCCTCCGCGGAGTTCGCCTCGGTGCCGGTGGGGTCCGCGGACTATCCCGTGCCGCGGGTCGGCTCGACGGTGAAGTGGGACGACGAGGCGGCCGCCCGCCTCTTCGAGGCGCTGCGCGAGGACCGTCCGCTGACGGCCCGGACCCACCGGCAGGCGCACGACGCCAAGCCGCCGGTGCCGCGGCCCGCGCCGTCGCCTGCGGAGGCGGCGCCCGGGCAGGTCCGCGTCCAGGTCTACAACGGCTCCGGCCGGCGGGGGCTCGCCCGCGAGACGGACCGGGCGCTGCGGGCCGGGGGCTTCGCCACGACCGGGCTGCCCGCGGACGCGCCCGGGACGCCGGTCCGGCGCACGGTGATCCAGTACGACCCGCGCTGGGACCACGCGGTCCGGACGCTGGCGTCGGCCCTGCCGGACGCGGAACTCCGCCCCGTACCGGGCCAGGGCCCGCTGATGAAGGTGACGGTGGGCACGGACTTCAGGGCGGTGACCCCGGTGAAACCGGTGAAACCGCAGGCGCCTCAGGCACCGCGCCCGGGGGCGGGCCCTGGCCGGGGCGGCCAGCCCGCGGTATCAGGAGACCAGGTCCTGTGCCCGGAGAAGAGCCTGGTGTAG
- a CDS encoding acyl-CoA thioesterase, whose protein sequence is MTIQDHPEQETAGKPTSAARTTLSHIMTGSDTNLLGTVHGGVIMKLVDDVAGAVAGRHSGGPAVTASMDEMAFLEPVRVGDLVHVKAQVNWTGRSSMEVGVRVLAERWNESTPAVQVGSAYLVFAAVDENGKPRPVPPVLPETERDRRRYQEAQIRRTHRLARRRAIKELRDARAAEGIED, encoded by the coding sequence ATGACCATTCAGGACCACCCGGAGCAGGAGACGGCCGGCAAGCCGACGTCGGCCGCCCGTACGACGCTCTCCCACATCATGACCGGCAGTGACACCAATCTGCTGGGCACCGTCCACGGCGGTGTGATCATGAAGCTGGTGGACGACGTCGCCGGCGCCGTGGCCGGCCGGCACTCCGGAGGCCCCGCGGTCACGGCCTCCATGGACGAGATGGCCTTCCTCGAGCCGGTCCGCGTCGGTGACCTCGTCCATGTGAAGGCCCAGGTCAACTGGACCGGGCGGTCCTCCATGGAGGTCGGCGTCCGGGTGCTCGCCGAGCGCTGGAACGAGTCGACGCCCGCGGTCCAGGTCGGCAGCGCGTACCTCGTCTTCGCGGCCGTCGACGAGAACGGCAAGCCGCGGCCCGTGCCGCCGGTGCTCCCGGAGACGGAGCGGGACCGGCGGCGCTACCAGGAGGCGCAGATCCGCCGCACGCACCGCCTCGCGCGGCGGCGCGCGATCAAGGAACTGCGGGACGCGCGGGCCGCGGAGGGCATCGAGGACTGA
- a CDS encoding LCP family protein — translation MSDWSGGRSDERRQAYGRGSAGGAEPEGARAMPHVRRAAPPQQYSPPQGYDEAPVAGGHRVVGQGGPGDGYNTGQVYGRGAPNGPGGPGGPAGPGGPGGGGPRPQRTARPDWRRRIKIGLVTFVVLLLAVSVGTYFWADSKLRTEVDLSKVKERPPAGEGTNYLIVGSDSREGLSDEDKKDLHTGSADGKRTDSMMILHTGDNGTTMLSLPRDSWVTIPAFTGQKSGKRFAKSTHKLNQAYSDGCAELLAQTIEFNTGLRIDHYAEIGFGGFRNLVDALGGVEMCLDKPLKDRDSGADFKAGCQELDGAQSLAFVRQRHQEADQDLGRMRNQQKFLNTLAKQAASPSTVLNPFRLYPVIGSGLDTLIVDKDMGLFDLMDMFWAMKGVTGGDGQQMTVPIASANLPTPNDGVAVKWDMTKANQLFEQLKKDQKVTVSDK, via the coding sequence ATGAGTGATTGGTCCGGAGGGCGGAGCGACGAGCGGCGGCAGGCGTACGGGCGCGGCAGCGCCGGCGGCGCCGAGCCGGAGGGTGCGCGCGCCATGCCGCACGTACGGCGTGCGGCGCCGCCTCAGCAGTACAGCCCGCCCCAGGGCTACGACGAGGCCCCGGTCGCCGGCGGCCACCGCGTGGTCGGCCAGGGCGGCCCGGGTGACGGGTACAACACGGGCCAGGTCTACGGCCGCGGCGCCCCGAACGGCCCGGGCGGTCCCGGTGGCCCCGCAGGCCCGGGCGGCCCCGGCGGGGGCGGCCCCCGCCCGCAGCGCACCGCCCGCCCGGACTGGCGCAGGCGCATCAAGATCGGCCTGGTGACCTTCGTCGTCCTGCTGCTGGCGGTCTCGGTCGGCACGTACTTCTGGGCCGACTCCAAGCTCCGCACCGAGGTGGACCTGAGCAAGGTCAAGGAGCGGCCCCCGGCCGGCGAGGGCACCAACTACCTGATCGTCGGTTCGGACAGCCGCGAGGGCCTGTCGGACGAGGACAAGAAGGACCTGCACACGGGGTCGGCGGACGGCAAGCGCACCGACTCGATGATGATCCTGCACACCGGCGACAACGGCACCACGATGCTGAGCCTGCCGCGCGACTCCTGGGTCACCATCCCCGCCTTCACGGGCCAGAAGTCCGGCAAGCGGTTCGCGAAGTCCACCCACAAGCTCAACCAGGCGTACTCGGACGGCTGCGCGGAGCTGCTCGCGCAGACCATCGAGTTCAACACCGGCCTGCGCATCGACCACTACGCGGAGATCGGCTTCGGCGGCTTCCGCAACCTGGTCGACGCGCTGGGCGGCGTCGAGATGTGCCTCGACAAGCCGCTGAAGGACCGGGACTCGGGCGCGGACTTCAAGGCGGGCTGCCAGGAGCTGGACGGCGCCCAGTCGCTGGCCTTCGTGCGCCAGCGCCACCAGGAGGCCGACCAGGACCTGGGCCGGATGCGCAACCAGCAGAAGTTCCTGAACACGCTCGCGAAGCAGGCGGCCTCGCCCTCGACCGTCCTCAACCCCTTCCGCCTCTACCCGGTGATCGGCTCGGGGCTCGACACGCTCATCGTCGACAAGGACATGGGGCTGTTCGACCTGATGGACATGTTCTGGGCGATGAAGGGCGTCACGGGCGGCGACGGGCAGCAGATGACCGTGCCCATCGCCAGCGCGAACCTGCCCACGCCCAACGACGGCGTGGCCGTGAAGTGGGACATGACCAAGGCCAACCAGCTCTTCGAGCAGCTGAAGAAGGACCAGAAGGTCACCGTCTCCGACAAGTGA